From Oncorhynchus mykiss isolate Arlee chromosome 6, USDA_OmykA_1.1, whole genome shotgun sequence, the proteins below share one genomic window:
- the LOC110525994 gene encoding ubiquitin-associated domain-containing protein 1 isoform X2, with amino-acid sequence MFVQEEKIFAGKILKIHICTMEGTEWLEEVTEDTTIEQLKEKCLKHYVHGSLEDPKTITHHKLVHAATERILTETKTVADENLKDKDFLLLIKKRPLPPPPKIADITAEEKKQDNKAPDKDAILKATAGLSTRHTDRTVTQHNIRDFQTELRKILVSLIEVAQKLLALNPDAVELFKKANAMLDEEEEDRVDETTLQQLTEMGFPESRAIKALRLNHMSVTQAMEWLIEHVDDPTVDTTLPGQGTPGAVGATAPPLIPSISASFPNLLRTVSQTNTDSAARQDELTEIFKRIRRKREFRPESRAVIALMEMGFDEKEVVDALRVNNNQQDAACEWLLGDRKPSPEDLDKGIDINSSLFQAILENPVVQLGLTNPKTLLAFEDMLENPLNSTQWMNDPETGPVMLQISRIFQTLNRT; translated from the exons ATGTTTGTGCAAGAAGAGAAGATATTCGCTGGAAAAATATTAAAAATCCACATTTGTACTATGGAGGGTACAGAGTGGTTGGAAGAAGTAACAGAGGATACCACTATTGAACAACTCAAAGAGAAGTGCTTGAAACat TATGTACATGGAAGCCTCGAAGACCCCAAAACAATCACACACCATAAACTTGTCCATGCTGCCACGGAGAGGATCCTCACAGAAACTAAAACGGTTGCAGATGAAAATCTAAAAGATAAAG ATTTTCTTCTACTGATAAAGAAGAGACCACTGCCACCCCCTCCGAAAATAGCTGACATAACTGCAGAGGAAAAG AAGCAGGATAACAAGGCTCCAGATAAAGATGCCATCCTGAAGGCCACCGCCGGCCTGTCCACCCGTCACACAGACCGCACTGTCACCCAGCATAACATCAGAGAT TTTCAGACGGAGCTCAGGAAAATCCTTGTCTCTCTCATTGAAGTGGCCCAGAAGCTTCTCGCCTTGAACCCCGATGCTGTGGAGCTCTTCAAAAAGGCCAATG CCATgctggatgaggaggaggaggaccgggTGGATGAGACGACCCTTCAGCAGCTGACTGAGATGGGTTTCCCTGAGAGCAGAGCCATCAAAGCTCTCAGGCTCAACCA CATGTCAGTGACCCAGGCCATGGAGTGGCTGATTGAGCACGTAGACGACCCCACGGTGGACACAACCCTGCCCGGCCAGGGCACCCCAGGAGCAGTAGGAGCCACAGCACCACCCCTGATCCCCTCTATCTCTGCCTCATTTCCAAACCTCCTCCGCACCGTCTCCCAGACTAACACAGATTCCGCCGCCAGGCAGGACGAACTCACTGAGATCTTCAAGAGGATCCGAAGGAAAAGAGAGTTCAGGCCTGAGTCACGG GCTGTCATTGCGTTGATGGAGATGGGCTTTGATGAGAAGGAGGTGGTCGATGCCCTGAGAGTCAATAACAACCAACAGGATGCTGCT TGCGAGTGGCTGCTGGGGGACAGGAAGCCGTCTCCGGAGGACTTGGATAAAGGCATCGACATCAACAGTTCTCTGTTCCAGGCCATCCTGGAGAACCCTGTGGTCCAGCTGGGCCTCACCAATCCCAAAACACTGCTGG CGTTTGAGGACATGTTGGAGAACCCTCTGAACAGCACCCAATGGATGAATGACCCTGAGACTGGGCCTGTCATGCTGCAGATCTCCAGAATCTTCCAGACACTCAACCGCacgtag
- the LOC110525994 gene encoding ubiquitin-associated domain-containing protein 1 isoform X1 yields MFVQEEKIFAGKILKIHICTMEGTEWLEEVTEDTTIEQLKEKCLKHYVHGSLEDPKTITHHKLVHAATERILTETKTVADENLKDKDFLLLIKKRPLPPPPKIADITAEEKKKQDNKAPDKDAILKATAGLSTRHTDRTVTQHNIRDFQTELRKILVSLIEVAQKLLALNPDAVELFKKANAMLDEEEEDRVDETTLQQLTEMGFPESRAIKALRLNHMSVTQAMEWLIEHVDDPTVDTTLPGQGTPGAVGATAPPLIPSISASFPNLLRTVSQTNTDSAARQDELTEIFKRIRRKREFRPESRAVIALMEMGFDEKEVVDALRVNNNQQDAACEWLLGDRKPSPEDLDKGIDINSSLFQAILENPVVQLGLTNPKTLLAFEDMLENPLNSTQWMNDPETGPVMLQISRIFQTLNRT; encoded by the exons ATGTTTGTGCAAGAAGAGAAGATATTCGCTGGAAAAATATTAAAAATCCACATTTGTACTATGGAGGGTACAGAGTGGTTGGAAGAAGTAACAGAGGATACCACTATTGAACAACTCAAAGAGAAGTGCTTGAAACat TATGTACATGGAAGCCTCGAAGACCCCAAAACAATCACACACCATAAACTTGTCCATGCTGCCACGGAGAGGATCCTCACAGAAACTAAAACGGTTGCAGATGAAAATCTAAAAGATAAAG ATTTTCTTCTACTGATAAAGAAGAGACCACTGCCACCCCCTCCGAAAATAGCTGACATAACTGCAGAGGAAAAG AAGAAGCAGGATAACAAGGCTCCAGATAAAGATGCCATCCTGAAGGCCACCGCCGGCCTGTCCACCCGTCACACAGACCGCACTGTCACCCAGCATAACATCAGAGAT TTTCAGACGGAGCTCAGGAAAATCCTTGTCTCTCTCATTGAAGTGGCCCAGAAGCTTCTCGCCTTGAACCCCGATGCTGTGGAGCTCTTCAAAAAGGCCAATG CCATgctggatgaggaggaggaggaccgggTGGATGAGACGACCCTTCAGCAGCTGACTGAGATGGGTTTCCCTGAGAGCAGAGCCATCAAAGCTCTCAGGCTCAACCA CATGTCAGTGACCCAGGCCATGGAGTGGCTGATTGAGCACGTAGACGACCCCACGGTGGACACAACCCTGCCCGGCCAGGGCACCCCAGGAGCAGTAGGAGCCACAGCACCACCCCTGATCCCCTCTATCTCTGCCTCATTTCCAAACCTCCTCCGCACCGTCTCCCAGACTAACACAGATTCCGCCGCCAGGCAGGACGAACTCACTGAGATCTTCAAGAGGATCCGAAGGAAAAGAGAGTTCAGGCCTGAGTCACGG GCTGTCATTGCGTTGATGGAGATGGGCTTTGATGAGAAGGAGGTGGTCGATGCCCTGAGAGTCAATAACAACCAACAGGATGCTGCT TGCGAGTGGCTGCTGGGGGACAGGAAGCCGTCTCCGGAGGACTTGGATAAAGGCATCGACATCAACAGTTCTCTGTTCCAGGCCATCCTGGAGAACCCTGTGGTCCAGCTGGGCCTCACCAATCCCAAAACACTGCTGG CGTTTGAGGACATGTTGGAGAACCCTCTGAACAGCACCCAATGGATGAATGACCCTGAGACTGGGCCTGTCATGCTGCAGATCTCCAGAATCTTCCAGACACTCAACCGCacgtag
- the LOC110525994 gene encoding ubiquitin-associated domain-containing protein 1 isoform X3, protein MFVQEEKIFAGKILKIHICTMEGTEWLEEVTEDTTIEQLKEKCLKHYVHGSLEDPKTITHHKLVHAATERILTETKTVADENLKDKDFLLLIKKRPLPPPPKIADITAEEKKKQDNKAPDKDAILKATAGLSTRHTDRTVTQHNIRDFQTELRKILVSLIEVAQKLLALNPDAVELFKKANAMLDEEEEDRVDETTLQQLTEMGFPESRAIKALRLNHMSVTQAMEWLIEHVDDPTVDTTLPGQGTPGAVGATAPPLIPSISASFPNLLRTVSQTNTDSAARQDELTEIFKRIRRKREFRPESRAVIALMEMGFDEKEVVDALRVNNNQQDAAVCFTVHTEE, encoded by the exons ATGTTTGTGCAAGAAGAGAAGATATTCGCTGGAAAAATATTAAAAATCCACATTTGTACTATGGAGGGTACAGAGTGGTTGGAAGAAGTAACAGAGGATACCACTATTGAACAACTCAAAGAGAAGTGCTTGAAACat TATGTACATGGAAGCCTCGAAGACCCCAAAACAATCACACACCATAAACTTGTCCATGCTGCCACGGAGAGGATCCTCACAGAAACTAAAACGGTTGCAGATGAAAATCTAAAAGATAAAG ATTTTCTTCTACTGATAAAGAAGAGACCACTGCCACCCCCTCCGAAAATAGCTGACATAACTGCAGAGGAAAAG AAGAAGCAGGATAACAAGGCTCCAGATAAAGATGCCATCCTGAAGGCCACCGCCGGCCTGTCCACCCGTCACACAGACCGCACTGTCACCCAGCATAACATCAGAGAT TTTCAGACGGAGCTCAGGAAAATCCTTGTCTCTCTCATTGAAGTGGCCCAGAAGCTTCTCGCCTTGAACCCCGATGCTGTGGAGCTCTTCAAAAAGGCCAATG CCATgctggatgaggaggaggaggaccgggTGGATGAGACGACCCTTCAGCAGCTGACTGAGATGGGTTTCCCTGAGAGCAGAGCCATCAAAGCTCTCAGGCTCAACCA CATGTCAGTGACCCAGGCCATGGAGTGGCTGATTGAGCACGTAGACGACCCCACGGTGGACACAACCCTGCCCGGCCAGGGCACCCCAGGAGCAGTAGGAGCCACAGCACCACCCCTGATCCCCTCTATCTCTGCCTCATTTCCAAACCTCCTCCGCACCGTCTCCCAGACTAACACAGATTCCGCCGCCAGGCAGGACGAACTCACTGAGATCTTCAAGAGGATCCGAAGGAAAAGAGAGTTCAGGCCTGAGTCACGG GCTGTCATTGCGTTGATGGAGATGGGCTTTGATGAGAAGGAGGTGGTCGATGCCCTGAGAGTCAATAACAACCAACAGGATGCTGCTGTATGTTTTACTGTCCACACTGAGGAATAA